The following are encoded in a window of Amycolatopsis lexingtonensis genomic DNA:
- a CDS encoding FAD-dependent oxidoreductase, whose product MTPREVVVVGYGMAGARLADEIRRRDPIAERVRLTVLGAEKHAAYNRVLLSAVVAGGMSAESVRLHDDEWAARHNIDLRLGVDVARIDREKRCVELGDGSTVDYDALVLATGANPWIPPVEGLEAGPGVVAFRSLDDCAKILDAARFGAPVAVLGGGLLGLEAARGLAGRGNQVTVVHPLAHVMERQLDPAAGHVLARQLTDMGVTFKFGATAARYLPGDGLKLDDGTLVPADLVVVAAGVRAETSLAEEAGLDVDRGILVDDTLRTSDGRIHALGDCARHPGAPAGLIQPAWEQAEVLADVLTGTNAAARYRGTTAVTRLKARGIDLAALGETQLDAGTPDAEVLTFNDPTGGRYGKLVVRENRVAGAILLGLPDAAATITQFHDRGTLLPDDRLGVLLGRALPTGSTPAASPADLPAAAVICRCNNVTKGRLIEAWKAGATDTPALARATRATTGCGGCTDAVGGIANWLAAQ is encoded by the coding sequence ATGACCCCCCGTGAAGTCGTCGTCGTCGGCTACGGCATGGCCGGCGCCCGGCTGGCCGACGAGATCCGCCGTCGCGACCCCATCGCCGAACGCGTCCGCCTGACCGTGCTCGGCGCCGAAAAGCACGCCGCCTACAACCGAGTGCTGCTGTCCGCCGTCGTGGCGGGCGGGATGAGCGCCGAGAGCGTCCGCCTCCACGACGATGAGTGGGCCGCGCGCCACAACATCGACCTTCGGCTCGGGGTCGACGTCGCCCGCATCGACCGCGAGAAGCGCTGCGTCGAACTCGGCGATGGTTCCACAGTGGACTATGACGCCCTCGTGCTCGCGACCGGGGCCAACCCGTGGATCCCGCCGGTCGAAGGCCTCGAAGCCGGGCCGGGCGTGGTCGCCTTCCGCAGTCTCGACGACTGCGCCAAGATCCTCGACGCCGCCCGCTTCGGCGCGCCGGTCGCCGTCCTGGGCGGTGGCCTGCTCGGCCTCGAAGCCGCCCGCGGGCTGGCCGGGCGCGGCAACCAGGTGACCGTCGTGCACCCGCTGGCCCACGTCATGGAACGCCAGCTCGACCCGGCCGCCGGGCACGTGCTCGCCCGCCAGCTCACCGACATGGGTGTCACGTTCAAGTTCGGCGCCACCGCCGCCCGCTACCTGCCGGGCGACGGCCTCAAGCTCGACGACGGCACACTCGTCCCGGCCGACCTGGTGGTCGTCGCCGCGGGCGTCCGCGCCGAGACGAGCCTCGCCGAGGAAGCCGGGCTCGACGTCGACCGGGGGATCCTCGTCGACGACACGCTGCGCACCAGCGACGGCCGCATCCACGCCCTCGGCGACTGCGCCCGCCACCCGGGTGCCCCGGCCGGGCTGATCCAGCCCGCCTGGGAGCAGGCCGAAGTCCTCGCCGACGTGCTGACCGGCACGAACGCGGCCGCCCGCTACCGCGGCACTACCGCCGTCACCCGGCTCAAGGCCCGCGGCATCGACCTCGCCGCGCTGGGCGAGACGCAGCTCGACGCGGGCACCCCCGACGCCGAGGTGCTGACCTTCAACGACCCCACCGGTGGGCGGTACGGCAAGCTCGTCGTCCGCGAAAACCGCGTGGCCGGGGCGATCCTGCTCGGGCTGCCCGACGCGGCCGCCACGATCACCCAGTTCCACGACCGCGGCACGCTGCTGCCCGACGACCGGCTCGGCGTCCTGCTGGGCCGCGCGCTGCCCACCGGCAGCACCCCGGCCGCCAGCCCGGCCGACCTGCCCGCCGCGGCGGTGATCTGCCGCTGCAACAACGTCACCAAGGGCCGGCTGATCGAAGCCTGGAAGGCCGGCGCCACCGACACTCCCGCACTGGCGCGGGCCACGCGAGCCACCACAGGCTGCGGCGGGTGCACCGATGCCGTCGGTGGGATTGCCAACTGGCTCGCGGCGCAATGA
- the nirD gene encoding nitrite reductase small subunit NirD: MTTSIERTWTAVCAADAVPEYAGVAALLDGGVQVAIFHLPGDRWYALSNWDPCSGAAVLSRGIVGDAGGVPVVASPVYKERFTLDSGQCLDAEDVSVPVYEVRVREGVVEVESP; encoded by the coding sequence ATGACGACGTCGATCGAACGAACCTGGACGGCGGTCTGCGCCGCCGACGCGGTCCCCGAGTACGCCGGGGTGGCGGCGCTGCTCGACGGCGGCGTGCAGGTGGCGATCTTCCACCTGCCGGGCGACCGGTGGTACGCGCTGTCCAACTGGGACCCGTGCAGTGGCGCGGCGGTGCTGTCCCGCGGGATCGTCGGGGACGCGGGCGGGGTCCCGGTCGTCGCGTCGCCCGTCTACAAGGAACGGTTCACGCTCGACAGTGGACAGTGCCTGGACGCCGAGGACGTCTCCGTTCCGGTGTACGAGGTGCGCGTGCGAGAGGGCGTGGTCGAAGTGGAGAGCCCGTGA
- a CDS encoding DUF3224 domain-containing protein, producing the protein MNGFTTKNWEEKLVSGTEGGPRVAYAHATFAYDGVLEGESICDLLLYYAGEGYDSGETTSPCFERFEGKVDGREGTFIVRHEYTFDAKGIASAFTVVPGSGTGGLAGLTGSGTVGGTLGEDRVAYTFEYTF; encoded by the coding sequence ATGAACGGATTCACCACGAAGAACTGGGAAGAAAAGCTCGTCAGCGGCACCGAAGGCGGCCCGCGGGTGGCCTACGCGCACGCCACTTTCGCGTACGACGGCGTCCTCGAGGGCGAATCGATCTGCGACCTTCTGCTGTACTACGCGGGCGAAGGCTACGACAGCGGCGAGACGACGTCGCCGTGCTTCGAGCGCTTCGAGGGCAAGGTCGACGGTCGCGAAGGGACGTTCATCGTGCGCCACGAGTACACGTTCGACGCCAAGGGCATCGCGTCGGCGTTCACCGTCGTCCCCGGCTCGGGCACCGGCGGGCTGGCCGGGCTCACCGGCTCGGGCACCGTCGGCGGCACGCTCGGCGAAGACCGGGTCGCCTACACCTTCGAGTACACGTTCTAG
- a CDS encoding DNA glycosylase AlkZ-like family protein produces MDRRQVLAYRIAEHGLHRTARDLADLAVVRAGLQDSMRDTALLALVARLDGEVSPVDDPRLVLAWTLRGAPHFHLGLAEVTRALVPLDDADALARMLWQRKELAATGQGAAEVVFTAAAALRKVVTKPMTKGAVSTAVTKALPPSFSRWCRGCNATHIQEQLMRIAAPHAGVRLVAGASPATLAPLEGRGRMRRTPDPAAATKVVEDYLRLNGPASPGEAAEFVGTAKAVVDRTWPADLAEVTVDGRRKYLPPDRLDALENPPEPDLVRLLPPLDPFIQARDKTLLVPDPARRKEVWKMLGNPGVLLADGDLAGTWRTKGSGPKLTFTVTAFDPLRPAVREEAEAEAARVAAARGFEKHAVTWVG; encoded by the coding sequence GTGGACCGCCGCCAGGTACTCGCCTACCGCATCGCCGAGCACGGCCTGCACCGCACGGCTCGCGACCTCGCGGACCTCGCCGTCGTCCGGGCCGGGCTGCAGGACAGCATGCGCGACACCGCGCTGCTCGCCCTCGTGGCCCGGCTGGACGGCGAGGTGTCCCCTGTGGACGATCCGCGGCTCGTGCTCGCCTGGACGCTGCGCGGCGCGCCGCACTTCCACCTCGGCCTCGCCGAGGTGACGCGGGCGCTGGTGCCGCTCGACGACGCGGACGCGCTCGCCCGGATGCTCTGGCAGCGCAAGGAACTGGCGGCGACCGGCCAGGGCGCGGCCGAAGTCGTCTTCACCGCGGCCGCCGCGCTGCGCAAGGTCGTCACCAAGCCCATGACGAAGGGCGCGGTGAGCACCGCGGTGACGAAGGCGCTGCCGCCGTCGTTCTCGCGGTGGTGCCGGGGCTGCAACGCCACCCACATCCAGGAGCAGCTGATGCGGATCGCGGCGCCGCACGCGGGCGTCCGCCTGGTCGCGGGGGCTTCCCCGGCGACACTGGCACCGCTCGAAGGCCGCGGCCGGATGCGCCGCACCCCGGACCCGGCGGCCGCGACGAAGGTGGTCGAGGACTACCTGCGGCTCAACGGCCCGGCGTCCCCGGGCGAGGCGGCGGAGTTCGTGGGGACGGCCAAGGCGGTCGTGGACCGGACGTGGCCGGCGGACCTGGCCGAAGTGACCGTCGACGGGCGGCGGAAGTACCTGCCGCCGGACCGGCTCGACGCCTTGGAAAACCCGCCGGAGCCCGACCTGGTGCGGCTGCTGCCCCCGCTGGACCCCTTCATCCAGGCCCGCGACAAGACCCTGCTGGTCCCGGATCCCGCGCGCCGCAAGGAGGTCTGGAAGATGCTGGGCAACCCCGGCGTCCTGCTGGCGGACGGCGACCTCGCGGGTACCTGGCGCACGAAGGGCAGCGGCCCGAAGCTGACCTTCACGGTGACGGCGTTCGACCCCCTGCGCCCGGCGGTCCGCGAGGAAGCCGAAGCCGAAGCGGCCAGGGTCGCGGCCGCGCGGGGGTTCGAGAAGCACGCCGTCACCTGGGTGGGCTGA
- a CDS encoding uroporphyrinogen-III synthase: MTDVLPLTGFVVGITAARRADELGALLVRKGASVRYGPAIRIVPLTDDTELHAATAGLLEAPVDAVVATTGIGFRGWLEAAEGWGLGDALISRLSECSLLARGPKVTGAIRAAGLSEAYSPASESNAELLQHLLASDLSGKRIAVQLHGEPLPYFVETLRTAGAEVIEISVYRWVGPVDPGPVDRLLDGVLDGAIHALPFTSAPAVASLLALARRTGRLPGLVSALSGPVVAACVGPITAGPLAALGVPTVQPHRARIGALARTVAETLVARSPRFCAGGREIELRGQAAIVDGDWREVAPAPMALLRALAASPGRVVSRRELISALPGGGEEHAVETAIGRLRTSLGGGKVVQTVVKRGYRLAVDA, from the coding sequence GTGACCGATGTCCTCCCGCTGACCGGCTTCGTGGTCGGCATCACCGCGGCGCGCCGAGCCGATGAGCTCGGCGCGCTACTGGTGCGCAAGGGGGCGAGTGTCCGCTACGGCCCGGCGATCCGGATCGTGCCGCTGACCGATGACACGGAGCTGCACGCGGCGACGGCCGGGTTGCTGGAGGCGCCCGTGGACGCGGTGGTGGCGACCACGGGCATCGGCTTCCGCGGCTGGCTCGAAGCGGCGGAAGGCTGGGGCCTCGGCGACGCGCTGATCTCGCGGCTTTCGGAGTGTTCCCTGCTGGCCCGTGGCCCGAAGGTGACCGGGGCGATCCGCGCGGCGGGGCTGTCCGAGGCCTACTCGCCGGCGTCGGAGAGCAACGCGGAGCTGTTGCAGCACCTGCTGGCCTCGGACCTCTCGGGCAAGCGGATCGCGGTGCAGCTGCACGGCGAGCCGCTGCCGTACTTCGTGGAGACGTTGCGGACCGCGGGGGCGGAGGTCATCGAGATCTCGGTGTACCGCTGGGTCGGCCCGGTCGACCCGGGCCCGGTGGACCGGCTCCTGGACGGGGTCTTGGACGGGGCGATCCACGCGTTGCCCTTCACCAGCGCCCCGGCGGTGGCTTCGCTGCTGGCGCTGGCCCGGCGCACGGGCCGGCTACCGGGCCTGGTCTCGGCGCTGTCGGGTCCGGTGGTCGCGGCGTGCGTCGGCCCGATCACGGCGGGGCCGCTGGCGGCGCTGGGGGTGCCGACGGTCCAGCCGCACCGCGCGCGGATCGGCGCGCTGGCCCGCACGGTGGCGGAGACGCTGGTGGCGCGGTCGCCGCGGTTCTGCGCGGGCGGCCGGGAGATCGAACTGCGCGGCCAGGCGGCCATCGTGGACGGTGACTGGCGGGAGGTGGCGCCGGCGCCGATGGCGTTGCTGCGGGCGCTGGCGGCCTCGCCCGGGCGGGTGGTGTCCCGCCGGGAGCTGATCTCGGCGTTGCCGGGCGGCGGCGAAGAGCACGCGGTGGAGACGGCGATCGGGCGCCTGCGGACGTCGCTGGGCGGCGGCAAGGTCGTCCAGACGGTGGTGAAACGGGGGTACCGGCTGGCCGTGGACGCCTGA
- a CDS encoding nitrate/nitrite transporter produces MTDPTRRKENTVAHQGKHWIEHWEPENEEFWESTGKKIARRNLWFSVFAEHIGFSIWTLWSVIVLFMGKDYGFSAADKFLLVSTPTLIGGLMRLPYTFAVAKFGGRNWTVVSAALLLIPTILAAVVLHPGTSLGTFLLVAALGGVGGGNFASSMTNINTFYPEKHKGWALGLNAGGGNLGVAAIQLIGLLVIGTAGATAPRIVLYVYIPLIVVAAVCAYFYMDNLATVKGDTKAMREVVKDPHTWVMSFLYVGTFGSFIGYSFAFGLVLQNQFGRTPLQAAAVTFLGPLLGSLSRPTGGWLADRIGGGKITFFTFIGMALATVVLILASTSKSLALFTIAFIVLFVLTGVGNGSTYKMIPAIFRAKAKVAISNGAEEAAELLKARRLSGALIGLAGAIGAEGGLFINLAFRQSFADAKSGVPAFIGFLVFYGLCFAVTWAVYLRKPAEQPTSERGLALAGAEV; encoded by the coding sequence ATGACCGACCCGACCCGTCGCAAGGAGAACACCGTGGCACACCAAGGCAAGCACTGGATCGAGCACTGGGAACCCGAGAACGAGGAGTTCTGGGAGTCCACGGGCAAGAAGATCGCCCGCCGCAACCTCTGGTTCTCGGTCTTCGCCGAGCACATCGGCTTTTCGATCTGGACCCTGTGGTCGGTGATCGTGCTGTTCATGGGCAAGGACTACGGGTTCTCCGCCGCCGACAAGTTCCTGCTCGTCTCGACGCCGACGCTGATCGGCGGCCTGATGCGGCTGCCCTACACCTTCGCCGTGGCGAAGTTCGGCGGTCGCAACTGGACGGTCGTGTCCGCCGCCCTGCTGCTGATCCCGACGATCCTGGCGGCGGTCGTGCTGCACCCCGGGACGTCGCTCGGCACGTTCCTGCTGGTCGCGGCCCTCGGCGGCGTCGGCGGCGGCAACTTCGCGTCGTCGATGACGAACATCAACACCTTCTACCCCGAGAAGCACAAGGGCTGGGCCCTCGGCCTCAACGCCGGCGGCGGCAACCTCGGCGTCGCCGCGATCCAGCTGATCGGGCTCCTGGTGATCGGCACGGCGGGCGCGACCGCGCCGCGGATCGTGCTCTACGTCTACATCCCGCTGATCGTCGTCGCCGCGGTGTGCGCGTACTTCTACATGGACAACCTCGCCACCGTGAAGGGCGACACCAAGGCGATGCGCGAGGTCGTCAAGGACCCGCACACCTGGGTCATGTCGTTCCTCTACGTCGGCACGTTCGGCTCGTTCATCGGCTACAGCTTCGCCTTCGGCCTGGTGTTGCAGAACCAGTTCGGCCGCACCCCGCTGCAGGCGGCCGCGGTGACGTTCCTCGGCCCGCTGCTCGGCTCGCTCTCGCGGCCGACGGGCGGCTGGCTGGCCGACCGGATCGGCGGCGGCAAGATCACCTTCTTCACCTTCATCGGGATGGCGCTGGCCACGGTCGTGCTGATCCTGGCTTCGACCTCGAAGTCCCTGGCGCTGTTCACGATCGCCTTCATCGTGCTGTTCGTGCTCACCGGCGTCGGCAACGGCTCGACGTACAAGATGATCCCGGCGATCTTCCGCGCCAAGGCGAAGGTGGCGATCTCGAACGGCGCCGAAGAGGCGGCCGAGCTGCTCAAGGCGCGACGTCTGTCCGGCGCGCTGATCGGCCTGGCCGGCGCGATCGGCGCCGAGGGCGGGCTGTTCATCAACCTCGCCTTCCGGCAGTCGTTCGCCGACGCGAAGAGCGGTGTCCCCGCCTTCATCGGATTCCTCGTCTTCTACGGGCTGTGCTTCGCCGTCACCTGGGCGGTCTACCTGCGCAAGCCCGCCGAACAGCCCACGAGTGAGCGCGGTCTGGCGCTCGCGGGAGCGGAGGTCTGA
- a CDS encoding DUF4097 family beta strand repeat-containing protein, whose protein sequence is MQNFATTAPIATVLDIPAGRVRFVAADRAETTVEILPADPAKKRDVKAAEQVEVAFADGVLRIEGTAKNQYFGPSGSLDVTIQLPAGSDVRAKAAAVELRGVGRLGDVTVEGAHGGAVFDEAASLHLTAHAGDVSVGRLTGPAEISTGKGDIRIAEAVSGTVVLSTQAGDITVGAATGVSAALDAGTTYGRIRNSLKNTEGTPGLTIRATTSYGDIDAGSR, encoded by the coding sequence ATGCAGAACTTCGCCACCACCGCCCCGATCGCCACCGTCCTCGACATCCCCGCCGGCCGCGTCCGGTTCGTCGCCGCCGACCGGGCCGAGACCACCGTCGAGATCCTGCCCGCCGACCCCGCGAAGAAGCGTGACGTGAAGGCCGCCGAGCAGGTGGAGGTCGCTTTCGCCGACGGCGTCCTGCGGATCGAGGGCACGGCCAAGAACCAGTACTTCGGCCCGTCCGGCTCGCTCGACGTGACGATCCAGCTGCCCGCGGGCTCGGACGTCCGGGCCAAGGCCGCCGCCGTCGAGCTGCGGGGCGTGGGTCGCCTCGGCGACGTCACCGTCGAAGGTGCGCACGGCGGGGCCGTGTTCGACGAGGCCGCGAGCCTCCACCTCACCGCCCACGCCGGCGACGTCTCGGTCGGGCGCCTCACCGGCCCGGCGGAGATCAGCACCGGCAAGGGCGACATCCGGATCGCCGAAGCCGTGAGCGGCACCGTCGTCCTGAGCACCCAGGCCGGCGACATCACGGTCGGCGCGGCCACCGGCGTCTCCGCGGCCCTCGACGCCGGCACCACCTACGGCCGGATCCGCAACTCCCTCAAGAACACCGAGGGCACGCCGGGCCTGACCATCCGCGCGACCACCTCGTACGGCGACATCGACGCCGGCAGCCGGTGA
- the nirB gene encoding nitrite reductase large subunit NirB gives MPTLVVAGHGMVAHRLVEAVRAEDPQGNWHVVVLSEEPRPAYDRVALTSYVDTWDPASLALPGSDYADDPHVELRLGELAVSVDRDAKTVTTASGDVVSYDALVLATGSRPFVPPVPGHDLDGCFVYRTIEDLDAIRAAAVEKPGRGRRSAVVIGGGLLGLEAAKALRDMGLSPHVVEMAPRLMPLQVDEGGGSLLRRLITDLDVTVHTGTSTDAIEADGSRLLAKLGNGTELDVDLVVFSAGVRPRDDLARQSGLDVGPRGGVLTDASCRTSDPAVYAIGECAAVEGKVYGIVAPGYAMAEIVAAQLTGGSGEFPEPDTSTKLKLMGVDVASFGDAHAKTEGALEVAVNDAVAGTYKKLVVTDDGKTLLGGVLVGDATEYNTLRALVGRPLPAEPGAILAPAGGGAAVGVDALPDAAQICSCNAVSKGTITRAIHEDGCDSVPKLKACTRAGTACGSCVPLLGKLLSAAGVEQSKALCEHFTQSRAELFEIVQATRITTFSELIGRYGSGSGCAVCKPAVASILATLGNGHVLGGEQMTLQDTNDRFLANLQRNGTYSVVPRIPGGEITPDKLIVIGEVARDFGLYTKITGGQRIDLFGATVDQLPQIWRRLVDAGFESGHAYGKALRTVKSCVGSTWCRYGVQDSVGLAIELELRYRGLRSPHKLKSAVSGCARECAEARGKDFGIIATENGWNLYVGGNGGTTPRHAELLVSDVDTETLIRTIDRFLMFYVRTADRLQRTAPWIEEMEGGLDHLRAVIVDDSLGICEDLDAAMAKHVDNYADEWKGVLEDPEKLARFTSFVNAPGTPDPAISFREERDQKVPVMLGVPEVRR, from the coding sequence ATGCCCACCCTGGTCGTCGCCGGACACGGCATGGTCGCCCATCGGCTCGTGGAGGCGGTGCGCGCGGAAGACCCACAAGGGAACTGGCACGTCGTCGTCCTGTCCGAGGAGCCGCGCCCGGCGTACGACCGGGTGGCGCTCACGTCCTACGTGGACACCTGGGACCCGGCTTCGCTGGCGCTGCCCGGATCGGACTACGCGGACGACCCGCACGTCGAGCTGCGGCTCGGTGAGCTGGCGGTTTCGGTGGACCGGGACGCGAAGACGGTCACCACGGCGTCCGGCGATGTCGTCTCCTACGACGCCCTGGTCCTCGCCACCGGCTCGCGGCCGTTCGTGCCGCCGGTCCCCGGCCACGACCTGGACGGCTGCTTCGTCTACCGGACCATCGAGGACCTCGACGCGATCCGCGCCGCGGCCGTCGAGAAGCCGGGCCGCGGGCGCCGCTCGGCCGTCGTCATCGGCGGTGGCCTGCTCGGCCTGGAGGCCGCGAAGGCGTTGCGGGACATGGGTCTTTCCCCGCACGTCGTCGAGATGGCGCCGCGGCTGATGCCGCTGCAGGTCGACGAGGGCGGCGGCTCGCTGCTGCGCCGGCTCATCACCGACCTGGACGTGACCGTCCACACGGGAACGTCGACCGACGCGATCGAGGCCGACGGCTCCCGGCTGCTGGCCAAGCTGGGCAACGGCACCGAACTGGACGTCGACCTCGTCGTGTTCTCCGCCGGTGTCCGGCCGCGCGACGACCTCGCCCGCCAGTCCGGCCTGGACGTCGGCCCGCGCGGTGGCGTGCTGACCGACGCGTCCTGCCGGACCAGCGACCCGGCGGTGTACGCGATCGGCGAATGCGCCGCCGTCGAGGGCAAGGTGTACGGCATCGTGGCCCCCGGGTACGCGATGGCCGAGATCGTCGCGGCCCAGCTCACCGGCGGGTCCGGCGAGTTCCCGGAGCCGGACACGTCCACGAAGCTGAAGCTGATGGGCGTCGACGTCGCCTCGTTCGGCGACGCGCACGCGAAGACCGAAGGCGCGCTGGAAGTCGCCGTCAACGACGCGGTCGCCGGCACGTACAAGAAGCTCGTGGTCACCGACGACGGCAAGACGCTGCTCGGCGGCGTGCTCGTCGGCGACGCGACCGAGTACAACACCCTGCGCGCGCTGGTCGGCCGTCCGCTGCCGGCCGAGCCGGGCGCGATCCTCGCCCCGGCGGGCGGGGGCGCGGCGGTCGGTGTCGACGCGCTTCCGGACGCGGCGCAGATCTGCTCGTGCAACGCGGTCTCCAAGGGCACGATCACCCGCGCGATCCACGAAGACGGCTGCGACTCGGTGCCGAAGCTCAAGGCGTGCACCCGCGCCGGCACCGCGTGCGGCTCGTGCGTCCCGCTGCTCGGGAAGCTGCTGAGCGCGGCCGGCGTCGAGCAGTCGAAGGCCCTGTGCGAGCACTTCACGCAGTCGCGCGCGGAACTGTTCGAGATCGTCCAGGCCACCCGGATCACCACGTTCAGCGAGCTGATCGGCCGCTACGGCTCGGGCAGCGGCTGCGCGGTCTGCAAGCCCGCGGTGGCGTCGATCCTGGCCACCCTCGGCAACGGCCACGTGCTCGGCGGCGAGCAGATGACGTTGCAGGACACCAACGACCGGTTCCTGGCGAACCTGCAGCGCAACGGCACGTACTCGGTGGTGCCGCGGATCCCCGGCGGCGAGATCACGCCGGACAAGCTGATCGTGATCGGCGAGGTCGCCCGCGACTTCGGGCTGTACACGAAGATCACCGGCGGCCAGCGGATCGACCTGTTCGGCGCCACGGTGGACCAGCTGCCGCAGATCTGGCGGCGCCTGGTGGACGCGGGCTTCGAATCCGGGCACGCGTACGGCAAGGCGCTGCGCACGGTGAAGTCGTGCGTCGGGTCGACGTGGTGCCGCTACGGCGTGCAGGACAGCGTCGGGCTGGCGATCGAGCTGGAGCTGCGCTACCGCGGCCTGCGGTCGCCGCACAAGCTCAAGTCGGCGGTCTCCGGCTGCGCGCGGGAGTGCGCCGAGGCGCGGGGCAAGGACTTCGGCATCATCGCCACGGAGAACGGCTGGAACCTCTACGTCGGCGGCAACGGCGGTACCACCCCGCGGCACGCGGAGCTGCTCGTGTCCGATGTGGACACCGAGACGCTGATCCGGACCATCGACCGGTTCCTCATGTTCTACGTCCGCACCGCCGACCGGCTGCAGCGGACCGCGCCGTGGATCGAGGAGATGGAAGGCGGGCTCGACCACCTGCGCGCGGTGATCGTCGACGACTCGCTCGGCATCTGCGAGGACCTCGACGCGGCGATGGCCAAGCACGTCGACAACTACGCCGACGAGTGGAAGGGCGTCCTGGAGGACCCGGAGAAGCTGGCCCGGTTCACCTCGTTCGTCAACGCGCCGGGCACGCCCGACCCGGCGATCTCGTTCCGCGAGGAGCGGGACCAGAAAGTCCCGGTCATGCTGGGTGTCCCGGAGGTGCGGCGATGA